From Coffea arabica cultivar ET-39 chromosome 2e, Coffea Arabica ET-39 HiFi, whole genome shotgun sequence, the proteins below share one genomic window:
- the LOC140037119 gene encoding uncharacterized protein isoform X2 yields the protein MEMNQESTGIHQILLKLLDGTHRFLNFTTPIITTHSLKQRIQTLTFVPSHHQLLLLLGQSNCPPALLTDDHKTLNLSPSSGPHCKTQDLDGNSRFPLVVHLLLRLRGGKGGFGSLLRGAATKAGQKKTNNFDACRDMSGRRLRHVNAEKKLEEWRAEAEERKLEKIAEEFIKKKAKEMVKNGKGKGGVDTDKYVLKYREDSAKCMQEVERSVRESLKGLVSSSTKKKKRASKGNESDAKRFKIWFGKRKVAGSDSEDDSDEDEDENNKSVVIDKGDQSDSSKEAEGSSDSVTEARRDAISSDTGPSESSSEEEKDNTVKEGRESGESEVDLVEAATVIELELGTLEEKTLQDGDKLSLQASVVGIGTIHAKKEPSDKSCLSDAGGRVSQAPTQSISGEDEASAVVASNDSISNLAMHDEVVTTINAEALNLEKPINLEEINSAAELEVLGLERLKSELQARGLKCGGTLQERAARLFLLKTTPVEKLPKKLLAKK from the exons ATGGAAATGAATCAAGAATCAACAGGCATCCATCAAATCCTCCTCAAACTCCTCGACGGAACTCACCGATTCCTCAATTTCACCACCCCAATCATCACCACCCATTCCCTAAAGCAACGAATCCAAACCCTAACATTCGTCCCCTCCCACCACCAACTCCTCCTCCTTCTTGGCCAGTCCAACTGCCCCCCCGCCCTCCTTACCGACGATCACAAAACCCTCAATCTAAGTCCCTCTTCCGGGCCCCACTGCAAAACCCAGGATTTAGATGGGAACTCCCGATTCCCTTTGGTGGTTCACCTGTTGCTCCGGCTCAGGGGTGGGAAAGGTGGGTTTGGGTCGTTATTGAGGGGGGCGGCCACCAAAGCCGGACAGAAGAAGACTAACAATTTTGACGCGTGTCGGGATATGAGTGGCCGGAGGCTGAGGCATGTCAATGCGGAGAAGAAGTTGGAGGAGTGGAGGGCGGAGGCCGAGGAAAGGAAGCTGGAGAAGATTGCCGAGGAGTTTATTAAGAAGAAGGCCAAAGAGATGGTTAAGAACGGGAAGGGTAAAGGGGGTGTGGATACGGATAAGTATGTTCTGAAGTATAGAGAGGATTCTGCTAAGTGTATGCAGGAGGTTGAGAGGTCGGTTAGGGAGTCGCTCAAAGGCCTCGTGTCTTCTTCcacgaagaagaagaaaagagcttCCAAGGGCAATGAGTCTGATGCCAAGAGGTTCAAGATATG GTTTGGTAAGAGAAAAGTAGCTGGTAGTGATAGTGAGGATGACAgtgatgaggatgaggatgagAACAACAAATCTGTTGTTATAGATAAAGGGGATCAATCAGACTCCAGTAAAGAAGCTGAAGGAAGTTCTGATTCTGTTACAGAGGCTCGACGTGATGCGATTTCATCCGATACTGGCCCTTCTGAAAGCAGCTCTGAGGAAGAGAAGGACAATACTGTTAAAGAGGGTCGAGAATCTGGCGAAAGTGAGGTTGATCTCGTGGAAGCCGCAACTGTGATTGAACTTGAACTAGGAACTTTGGAAGAGAAGACTTTACAGGATGGAGACAAACTTTCCTTGCAGGCATCTGTTGTGGGAATTGGAACTATCCATGCCAAAAAGGAACCTTCTGATAAATCCTGTTTATCTGATGCGGGTGGTAGAGTTAGCCAGGCACCAACACAGTCTATTTCAGGGGAGGATGAGGCGTCAGCTGTTGTAGCCAGCAATGATTCTATCTCTAATCTGGCTATGCACGATGAAGTGGTGACAACTATAAATGCAGAGGCCTTGAATTTGGAGAAGCCAATTAATCTTGAAGAAATTAATTCAGCTGCTGAACTTGAG GTTCTTGGTTTGGAAAGGTTGAAATCAGAGCTTCAAGCACGAGGACTAAAATGTGGAGGTACTTTGCAAGAACGTGCAGCAAGGCTTTTTCTGCTCAAAACTACCCCTGTAGAGAAGCTTCCAAAGAAGTTACTTGCCAAGAAGTga
- the LOC140037121 gene encoding probable F-box protein At3g61730, translating into MGKRIRRTKSISCCVSPRSSYLNPHSSFSWYEDDAWTEIAKFLDGKSLLMLALTCRWFYRILMHESIWKYACLRDLQVPDPRQVGFKWTKLYATAFDGSHSYMFRQQEKHIDWMRVGSFLFDSPTALLTENISALPKSTKGETLEKMLQLNGCVVLNDIKTGIWLADLQLVRCPVCDLNTCDGTMQILDARHIELFLCDGYLEGNWDYELLGSHENKKHAAAATGGIFDIKHLNDQSTAEVFNLKSWVAKANDWQPKAIITYHAVAVNTNLQTNEGLHVKYHAMRAGKGGKIIAIRISKQLL; encoded by the exons ATGGGGAAGCGAATTCGAAGGACAAAATCCATCAGCTGCTGCGTATCTCCTCGATCGTCTTATCTCAATCCTCACTCAAGCTTCTCCTG GTATGAAGACGATGCTTGGACAGAAATTGCCAAATTCTTAGATGGAAAATCTCTGTTGATGCTTGCATTGACTTGCCGGTGGTTCTATCGCATCCTGATGCATGAGAGCATATGGAAGTATGCTTGCTTGCGTGATCTCCAGGTTCCCGATCCTCGACAAGTGGGATTCAAATGGACAAAACTCTATGCCACGGCTTTTG ATGGAAGTCATTCTTACATGTTCCGCCAGCAGGAGAAGCATATAG ATTGGATGCGTGTTGGATCATTTCTTTTTGACTCACCCACTGCACTCCTGACGGAGAATATAAGTGCTCTGCCTAAAAGTACAAAAGGAGAGACATTAGAGAAAATGTTGCAGCTGAATGGCTGTGTTGTATTGAATGATATCAAAACTGGGATCTGGTTGGCCG ATTTACAGCTTGTTCGGTGTCCTGTATGCGATCTGAATACTTGTGATG GAACGATGCAAATATTGGATGCCAGGCATATTGAGCTGTTCCTCTGCGACGGATACCTGGAGGGGAATTGGGATTATGAGTTACTGGGATCTCATGAGAACAAGAAGCATGCTGCTGCAGCCACTGGTGGCATTTTTGACATCAAGCACCTGAATGATCAGTCTACTGCAG AAGTCTTTAATCTCAAGTCTTGGGTGGCAAAAGCAAATGACTGGCAACCAAAAGCCATTATAACTTATCATGCAGTAGCTGTGAACACCAATCTACAAACGAATGAAG GTCTACATGTCAAATATCATGCAATGAGAGCTGGAAAAGGTGGTAAAATCATCGCGATCAGAATATCAAAGCAGCTTCTGTGA
- the LOC140037120 gene encoding putative RING-H2 finger protein ATL69 isoform X2: MGILIVTWVLFLLFLVIYARNDCPASDCGYNSFSIRFPFNVGQQPQNCGYPGFDLSCTTQGCEAKGEFCGFANSTSREIICFDPVTGSRGLEIFRIIALSVVIPAVSCSVSLYCYKCVADMRARRLQRENNTAATVAPQPTTAVAVAGLDDSTIETYERVVLGESRRLPGFADVTCPICLQDYRPKDAIRCIPDCLHCFHADCIDEWLRLNGSCPVCRNSPSPATL, from the exons ATGGGCATTCTGATAGTCACCTGGGTTCTTTTCCTCCTCTTTTTGGTCATCTATGCAAGAAATGATTGCCCAGCTTCTGACTGTGGCTACAACAGCTTCAGCATAAGGTTTCCTTTCAACGTAGGACAACAACCTCAAAACTGTGGCTATCCAGGTTTTGATCTGAGTTGCACCACGCAAG GTTGTGAAGCAAAAGGCGAATTTTGTGGGTTTGCAAATAGCACGAGCCGAGAGATCATCTGTTTTGATCCTGTAACAG GTTCAAGAGGTCTAGAAATCTTCAGAATTATTGCGCTGTCTGTTGTTATACCAGCCGTTTCTTGTTCAGTGAGTCTATATTGTTACAAATGCGTGGCGGATATGAGAGCCCGCAGGCTTCAGCGGGAGAATAATACCGCAGCTACTGTAGCACCGCAACCCACCACGGCAGTGGCGGTGGCAGGCCTCGATGATTCCACTATTGAAACCTATGAGAGAGTAGTTCTTGGCGAAAGCCGACGCCTTCCAGGGTTTGCTGATGTTACTTGCCCTATATGTCTACAAGATTACCGCCCTAAAGACGCAATCAGGTGCATACCCGATTGCCTCCACTGTTTCCATGCTGATTGCATTGATGAATGGTTGCGATTGAATGGGTCATGTCCAGTTTGCAGAAATTCTCCTAGCCCTGCTACTCTTTAA
- the LOC140037120 gene encoding putative RING-H2 finger protein ATL21A isoform X1: MGILIVTWVLFLLFLVIYARNDCPASDCGYNSFSIRFPFNVGQQPQNCGYPGFDLSCTTQGIPILTLPYSGDFYVRDINYLTQEIQLYDPNGCLPRRLFNLNLSSSPFMAAYSRNYTILSCSSDLVRSKLTAIDCLSNSTTSIVAISPTLARAMNMCAVLVTLPIPISWPNENEVGFQSRLDGDLLLSWDLPSCSGCEAKGEFCGFANSTSREIICFDPVTGSRGLEIFRIIALSVVIPAVSCSVSLYCYKCVADMRARRLQRENNTAATVAPQPTTAVAVAGLDDSTIETYERVVLGESRRLPGFADVTCPICLQDYRPKDAIRCIPDCLHCFHADCIDEWLRLNGSCPVCRNSPSPATL, from the exons ATGGGCATTCTGATAGTCACCTGGGTTCTTTTCCTCCTCTTTTTGGTCATCTATGCAAGAAATGATTGCCCAGCTTCTGACTGTGGCTACAACAGCTTCAGCATAAGGTTTCCTTTCAACGTAGGACAACAACCTCAAAACTGTGGCTATCCAGGTTTTGATCTGAGTTGCACCACGCAAGGTATTCCAATCCTTACTCTTCCATACTCTGGAGATTTTTATGTGCGCGATATCAATTATCTCACACAAGAAATACAGCTCTATGATCCAAATGGTTGCCTACCAAGACGTCTTTTCAACCTAAACCTGTCGTCTTCTCCTTTCATGGCCGCTTATTCTCGAAATTACACCATCCTTAGTTGTTCTTCAGACCTCGTCAGGTCTAAGCTCACCGCTATTGATTGCCTTAGCAACTCCACAACGTCCATAGTAGCTATTTCCCCGACTCTTGCCAGAGCAATGAACATGTGTGCTGTACTTGTTACTTTGCCAATTCCAATTTCTTGGCCGAATGAAAATGAGGTTGGTTTCCAATCTAGACTTGATGGTGATCTTCTATTGTCTTGGGATCTTCCAAGTTGTTCAGGTTGTGAAGCAAAAGGCGAATTTTGTGGGTTTGCAAATAGCACGAGCCGAGAGATCATCTGTTTTGATCCTGTAACAG GTTCAAGAGGTCTAGAAATCTTCAGAATTATTGCGCTGTCTGTTGTTATACCAGCCGTTTCTTGTTCAGTGAGTCTATATTGTTACAAATGCGTGGCGGATATGAGAGCCCGCAGGCTTCAGCGGGAGAATAATACCGCAGCTACTGTAGCACCGCAACCCACCACGGCAGTGGCGGTGGCAGGCCTCGATGATTCCACTATTGAAACCTATGAGAGAGTAGTTCTTGGCGAAAGCCGACGCCTTCCAGGGTTTGCTGATGTTACTTGCCCTATATGTCTACAAGATTACCGCCCTAAAGACGCAATCAGGTGCATACCCGATTGCCTCCACTGTTTCCATGCTGATTGCATTGATGAATGGTTGCGATTGAATGGGTCATGTCCAGTTTGCAGAAATTCTCCTAGCCCTGCTACTCTTTAA
- the LOC140037119 gene encoding uncharacterized protein isoform X1 yields MEMNQESTGIHQILLKLLDGTHRFLNFTTPIITTHSLKQRIQTLTFVPSHHQLLLLLGQSNCPPALLTDDHKTLNLSPSSGPHCKTQDLDGNSRFPLVVHLLLRLRGGKGGFGSLLRGAATKAGQKKTNNFDACRDMSGRRLRHVNAEKKLEEWRAEAEERKLEKIAEEFIKKKAKEMVKNGKGKGGVDTDKYVLKYREDSAKCMQEVERSVRESLKGLVSSSTKKKKRASKGNESDAKRFKICRFGKRKVAGSDSEDDSDEDEDENNKSVVIDKGDQSDSSKEAEGSSDSVTEARRDAISSDTGPSESSSEEEKDNTVKEGRESGESEVDLVEAATVIELELGTLEEKTLQDGDKLSLQASVVGIGTIHAKKEPSDKSCLSDAGGRVSQAPTQSISGEDEASAVVASNDSISNLAMHDEVVTTINAEALNLEKPINLEEINSAAELEVLGLERLKSELQARGLKCGGTLQERAARLFLLKTTPVEKLPKKLLAKK; encoded by the exons ATGGAAATGAATCAAGAATCAACAGGCATCCATCAAATCCTCCTCAAACTCCTCGACGGAACTCACCGATTCCTCAATTTCACCACCCCAATCATCACCACCCATTCCCTAAAGCAACGAATCCAAACCCTAACATTCGTCCCCTCCCACCACCAACTCCTCCTCCTTCTTGGCCAGTCCAACTGCCCCCCCGCCCTCCTTACCGACGATCACAAAACCCTCAATCTAAGTCCCTCTTCCGGGCCCCACTGCAAAACCCAGGATTTAGATGGGAACTCCCGATTCCCTTTGGTGGTTCACCTGTTGCTCCGGCTCAGGGGTGGGAAAGGTGGGTTTGGGTCGTTATTGAGGGGGGCGGCCACCAAAGCCGGACAGAAGAAGACTAACAATTTTGACGCGTGTCGGGATATGAGTGGCCGGAGGCTGAGGCATGTCAATGCGGAGAAGAAGTTGGAGGAGTGGAGGGCGGAGGCCGAGGAAAGGAAGCTGGAGAAGATTGCCGAGGAGTTTATTAAGAAGAAGGCCAAAGAGATGGTTAAGAACGGGAAGGGTAAAGGGGGTGTGGATACGGATAAGTATGTTCTGAAGTATAGAGAGGATTCTGCTAAGTGTATGCAGGAGGTTGAGAGGTCGGTTAGGGAGTCGCTCAAAGGCCTCGTGTCTTCTTCcacgaagaagaagaaaagagcttCCAAGGGCAATGAGTCTGATGCCAAGAGGTTCAAGATATG CAGGTTTGGTAAGAGAAAAGTAGCTGGTAGTGATAGTGAGGATGACAgtgatgaggatgaggatgagAACAACAAATCTGTTGTTATAGATAAAGGGGATCAATCAGACTCCAGTAAAGAAGCTGAAGGAAGTTCTGATTCTGTTACAGAGGCTCGACGTGATGCGATTTCATCCGATACTGGCCCTTCTGAAAGCAGCTCTGAGGAAGAGAAGGACAATACTGTTAAAGAGGGTCGAGAATCTGGCGAAAGTGAGGTTGATCTCGTGGAAGCCGCAACTGTGATTGAACTTGAACTAGGAACTTTGGAAGAGAAGACTTTACAGGATGGAGACAAACTTTCCTTGCAGGCATCTGTTGTGGGAATTGGAACTATCCATGCCAAAAAGGAACCTTCTGATAAATCCTGTTTATCTGATGCGGGTGGTAGAGTTAGCCAGGCACCAACACAGTCTATTTCAGGGGAGGATGAGGCGTCAGCTGTTGTAGCCAGCAATGATTCTATCTCTAATCTGGCTATGCACGATGAAGTGGTGACAACTATAAATGCAGAGGCCTTGAATTTGGAGAAGCCAATTAATCTTGAAGAAATTAATTCAGCTGCTGAACTTGAG GTTCTTGGTTTGGAAAGGTTGAAATCAGAGCTTCAAGCACGAGGACTAAAATGTGGAGGTACTTTGCAAGAACGTGCAGCAAGGCTTTTTCTGCTCAAAACTACCCCTGTAGAGAAGCTTCCAAAGAAGTTACTTGCCAAGAAGTga